A single Lolium perenne isolate Kyuss_39 chromosome 6, Kyuss_2.0, whole genome shotgun sequence DNA region contains:
- the LOC127319525 gene encoding B3 domain-containing protein Os03g0212300-like translates to MVDDDATDNLIVYEFLVFLPAGFKCWLKLLGKFACELRKYPSCKLWIREGGGNQPSWDLKVWQDDRMNMFLIGGWQEFAAHYELQVGYAVKLQSRGYGHLSEKIFDDSMCRWSYYPPLEDEFGPSTP, encoded by the coding sequence ATGGTGGATGATGACGCAACCGACAACCTGATCGTCTATGAGTTCCTTGTTTTCCTCCCAGCGGGCTTCAAGTGCTGGCTCAAGCTGCTGGGCAAGTTCGCCTGCGAACTCCGCAAGTACCCTTCCTGCAAGCTGTGGATCCGAGAGGGAGGCGGTAACCAGCCTAGCTGGGACCTAAAGGTGTGGCAGGACGACCGCATGAACATGTTCCTGATCGGGGGATGGCAAGAGTTTGCGGCTCATTATGAGCTGCAAGTAGGCTACGCCGTGAAGCTCCAGTCCCGCGGCTATGGCCACTTGTCGGAGAAGATCTTCGATGACAGCATGTGCCGCTGGAGTTACTACCCTCCGCTTGAGGATGAGTTCGGCCCCTCCACTCCGTAG